In the Salinisphaera sp. T31B1 genome, one interval contains:
- a CDS encoding alkyl sulfatase dimerization domain-containing protein — protein MKTGYTVAVIAALALSGGLPLARAQPATQAEPEDGAGQVAATATTRQANAAVAKSLADDDRADFKDAERGLIARDPNLVIADSDGHTVWDMTAYDFIEGDAPDTVNPSLWRQAKLNDLHGLYKVTDRVYQLRGYDLSNMSLIEGDSGWIVVDPLTTAETAAAGWRMAKAHILGDKPIVAVIFTHSHIDHFGGIEGVLTAEQAKRDNVRIIAPKGFMAESTSENLLAGPAMGRRATYMYGGALARGPRGHVDSGLGKAPSKGHFSILAPTDIIDHTGQTLTVDGLEFDFQYAPESEAPAELTFYLPQVKAFCGAEIVSHTLHNIYTLRGAKVRDALKWSDYIDEALQLYGNRAEVVFNSHHWPVWGHDTIVNYLKIQRDTYKYIHDQTLRMANAGYTPREIAEQLTLPESLAKPFHNRGYYGTVSHDSKAVYQWYFGWFDGNPANLDPLPPTEAAKKYVEFMGGADAVVDKAQQSYDAGEYRWTAEVLNQVVFAEPDNDAAKALLAKTYDQLGYRAQSGPWRDVYLTGAKELRDGAQGTSLDMSRGIGLLRQVPIERFFDAMAARLNGPEAAKSDLTINFDFKDLGENHVLTIENGVLHHWKRPLADDANATVHLTHPALLALIGGKLSPKQLKVDGDRASLGRFFSLLQAPDRDFAIVTP, from the coding sequence ATGAAAACCGGATACACCGTCGCCGTAATCGCGGCACTGGCGCTGAGCGGCGGCCTGCCACTGGCGCGCGCCCAACCCGCCACCCAGGCTGAACCCGAGGACGGCGCAGGGCAGGTCGCAGCGACTGCGACGACCCGCCAGGCCAACGCCGCGGTTGCCAAGAGCCTGGCCGACGACGACCGGGCCGACTTCAAGGATGCCGAGCGCGGCCTGATCGCACGCGATCCGAACCTCGTGATCGCCGACTCGGACGGCCATACGGTCTGGGACATGACCGCCTACGACTTCATCGAAGGCGACGCCCCGGATACCGTCAACCCGAGCCTCTGGCGCCAGGCCAAGCTCAACGACCTGCATGGCCTGTACAAGGTCACCGACCGCGTCTACCAGCTACGCGGCTACGACCTGTCGAACATGTCCCTGATCGAGGGCGACAGCGGCTGGATCGTGGTCGACCCGCTGACCACCGCCGAAACGGCCGCCGCGGGCTGGCGCATGGCCAAGGCCCACATCCTGGGCGACAAGCCGATCGTCGCCGTCATCTTCACCCATAGCCATATCGACCATTTCGGCGGTATCGAGGGCGTGCTCACTGCGGAGCAGGCCAAACGCGACAACGTGCGCATCATCGCGCCCAAGGGGTTCATGGCCGAATCGACCAGCGAAAACCTGCTGGCCGGGCCGGCGATGGGCCGGCGTGCGACCTATATGTACGGCGGCGCGCTGGCGCGCGGCCCGCGCGGGCATGTGGATTCCGGGCTCGGCAAGGCGCCGTCCAAGGGTCATTTCAGTATTCTCGCGCCCACGGACATCATCGACCACACCGGCCAGACGCTGACCGTCGACGGCCTCGAGTTCGACTTCCAGTACGCGCCCGAATCCGAAGCGCCCGCCGAGCTGACCTTCTATCTGCCCCAGGTCAAGGCCTTCTGCGGCGCGGAAATCGTCAGCCACACGCTGCACAACATCTATACCCTGCGCGGCGCGAAGGTGCGCGATGCGCTCAAGTGGAGCGACTATATCGACGAGGCGCTACAGCTTTACGGCAACCGGGCCGAGGTGGTGTTCAACAGCCACCACTGGCCGGTCTGGGGCCACGACACGATCGTGAACTATCTCAAGATCCAGCGCGACACCTACAAGTACATCCACGACCAGACGCTGCGCATGGCCAACGCCGGCTATACGCCGCGCGAGATCGCCGAACAGCTCACCCTGCCCGAATCCCTGGCCAAACCGTTCCACAACCGCGGCTACTACGGCACGGTCAGCCACGATTCAAAAGCGGTCTACCAGTGGTACTTCGGCTGGTTCGACGGTAACCCGGCCAATCTCGACCCGCTGCCGCCGACCGAAGCGGCGAAGAAGTACGTGGAATTCATGGGCGGCGCAGACGCCGTCGTCGACAAGGCACAGCAATCCTACGACGCGGGCGAGTATCGCTGGACCGCCGAGGTGCTCAATCAGGTGGTCTTCGCCGAGCCGGACAACGACGCCGCCAAAGCGCTTCTGGCCAAGACCTACGACCAGCTCGGCTATCGCGCCCAATCCGGGCCGTGGCGTGACGTCTATCTCACCGGTGCCAAGGAACTGCGCGACGGCGCCCAGGGCACCTCACTGGATATGTCGCGCGGCATCGGCTTGCTGCGCCAGGTGCCGATCGAGCGCTTCTTCGATGCCATGGCCGCGCGGCTGAACGGCCCCGAGGCCGCAAAGAGCGATCTCACCATCAACTTCGACTTCAAGGACCTCGGCGAGAATCACGTACTGACCATCGAGAACGGCGTGCTCCACCACTGGAAACGCCCGCTCGCCGACGATGCGAACGCCACCGTGCATCTCACCCACCCGGCGCTGCTCGCACTGATCGGCGGCAAGCTGTCACCGAAGCAGCTCAAGGTCGACGGCGACCGCGCCAGTCTCGGCCGCTTCTTCTCGCTGCTGCAGGCGCCCGATCGCGACTTCGCCATCGTCACGCCCTAG